The Infirmifilum lucidum DNA segment GCTTACCTAGCCATGGACGACAAAGACGTCACTATACTGAGAGTACTAATGGACAATGCACGTACACCCCTCACCGAAATAGCTAAAATTATCGGAATAACAGACGTAGCTGTAAAAAAGAGAGTGCAGAAGCTGGAGAGGGATGGAGTAATCAAGAAATACACAATCGTCGTGGAGCCAAAGAAGATAGGCTATAACGGCGTAGCCCTCGTAGGCGTAGACACAGAGCCCGACAAGGTTCTCTCAGTGGCCCACGAGCTCTCGAAACGCGACTTCGTTGTGTCTGTGTTTGTGACAACAGGGGATCACATGATAATGGCTGAGGTCTGGGCTAGGACTGGCTCGGATCTAATGAGGATAATTGAGGAGATCGGGGGGATGGAGGGAGTTAAAAAGGTCTGTCCAGCAATAGTCCTCGAGAGAATCAAGTAGCGACGAGCCGCCTCAGAATCAGAGCTATACGCGCCTGCACCCTGAGTTTTTCAAACGAGCCCCCGGATATGACGCCCTTCTCCCTGAGCGAGCCTAGCAACTGCGAGAAACTCCTGCTGTCTACGCCGAGCCTCCTGCACGCCTCGTCCGCGTCGCGACTACTCGCTATCTCTCTGAGCACTCTTAACTCTTCCTCGCTGAGACTCTCAATGTTTCTGTCCAGCAACCTGTCTATAGTCCTGATGAGAGCGTCCTCTAAGAGCTGGAGTAACTCCTCTGTAGATACGAAGTGGAGGTAGTCGGGTAGGAGGACGACCTCAACGCCCAGTTCTCTAGCATAGACCTCGGCGCTCTTGTCGGAGAACCCTCTAGCCACGATGAGGGGCTTCGCCCCCAAGAGCTGTGCGTTCGCCACTGCCTGCCTTATATCCGTAGTCGAGATCCTCCCCGACTTCACTTCAACCGCGTACAGTTCACCGCTCTTTCGTGCGAGCGCGTCGACCTCTGCTACCTCTACTCCATCCTTCACAATCCTGTGCCTGTAGGATACGAGCTCGAAGCCCATGCTCTCGAGGACGTAGAAAGCAAGTGTCTCCGTCCAGAAGCCTTTTCTAGAGGCCATCTTACTACTCCCACATGCTACGAAACATGGCCTTAACTTTATCTATTGTTATATACCTTGAGTAGTCAATACTCTTCAGTTCTCCCACTCTCATCCTGGCTAGCGTGGGCTGAAAGCGCCAGAGGCTGAGCTCCCAGAACATGTCCCACGTTGTCACGCCTGAGTAATAGCGCCTGTACATGAGCATGGCTGAGTGCTCAACTAGGCCCATGTCCTCAACCTCCTGCCACTTAGCGGCTTCGAGCTCGTAGAGCCCGCGGTACGGGCAAAAGCGGCACGAGACTCTAGGGATCCCCGAGCGGTAGTGGGGGTGAATCAGTCCATGCTCTTTCACTATCCAGGCTGTGTCTAGAGCCGAGAAGTCGTATACGAGGTTCAAGGTGCGGCCCTGTATAAAACCACTACTCTTGGCGAGCGCCTGGAGCTTGCCCATCCTCTTCCCGCTCTCGAGCATGCGGTCTCCTTTAGCCTCGAAGTCGGCGCCCAGCTTTTTCCGCGTCTCTCTTAGAGCCCTCGTCTTAAGGTAGGTGCACCACCTAACTCCACGTCTGGGGAGCCCTTCCCGTAGGAGGTAGAACTCCATCATTCTCCTATTGGCCTCTGTGTAGTAGAACTCTACTCCCAGCTTTTCGGCGGTGGCTTCGGCGTAGTCTATGTTCTCGAGGGGCTCAAGGTAGGGGACGTGGACGTAGACTGCTACAAGCCTGAAGTCTACGAACTCGCGGAGCTTTGAGAGAATGATTAGCTGCGCTGTGCTGTCCTTCCCTCCGCTCAGATCCGCCATAACAAGCTTCCCCGTTAGGGCGTCCCTAAGCCTGTCGACAGCCTGCAGTACTCGCTCTCTGAGTAAGTTTTCCCGGTGCTCTACGCGGGGTATAAACGCGTCCTCGTAGACAATGTTGTAGAAAGGGCTTTTTGCCCTTACGTAAAACCCCCTCTCACCCCACCATAGGTAGTGGTCTCTTGAGCCACTCTTCACCAGCTCTACGTAGTCCCCGAACGTCCTAATGAAGCCTGCCACAGAACCGTTAACCACTACTGGGTAGGCTTCCATCACTGAGAAAAACCCTCTTCTTTGCTAAGCCGCTCCTTAAATTATAGCTACCTGTACCTTGTTCTCCAACTCCTTCTTGAAGTGCTCGGCGTCCCTCTGGGAGCCGACTATTACCCCGTAGTGCATCGGGATGGCAAGTTTAGGTTGTATGTCAAGTGCCGCCTTCACGGCTTCGTCTGCTGTCATCACATACGTTCCGCTGACAGGGAGCAAGGCGACGTCTACCCGGCCTCTAAGCCCCTTCATCTCGGGTATATAGTCAGTGTCCCCAGCGTGGTACACTCTGACTCCCTCAAGGGACACGATAACGCCGATGCCTTTGTACTCTCTTGGATGGAACTTCTTTCCTACGTTGTAGGCAGGCACTGCCTCCACGACCACACCCTTTACTTCCACCTTGCCGCCGGGCTCGAGGAGGTGGTGCTGGAGCCCCAACCTCTTAACCTTTTCTTTACAATTCACGCTTGCGACTACAACGGCGTCTTTCTTAGCGATTTTCAAGATGTCGTCCGGGCTACAGTGGTCGTAGTGGTCGTGTGTACACACTATTACGTCGCCATCTCCTGGGGAACTTTCTACTTCGAAGGGGTCGATGTACACTGTGACTCCTCCAGCAGACAGCCTAAAGGTGGCGTGTTTCAAGTGTTCGATGAGAACCCCCTGGAATGTTACCGATCCCACAATAGTTAGGGGGCGGCACGGGATATAAGCTTTCCCCTGGCCCTACGCTATCTTGAAGAGAGGGTCTCCCTGCTTCACGGCATCCCCCTCTTTAACGTAAACTTCCTCTACGCTCCCGCTCGCGTTCGACCTCACTTCCACGAGGGTCTTCATAGCCTCTATGACTGCAAGCACGTCTCCAGCCTTCACGGCATCTCCTTTCCTAGCCACAACCCTGGACACCCTACCCGTTATCGGCGAGGTTATGACGCCCCTGCCGAGCGGAGGCGCCTCGACTTTTCTGACGACGCCTGTCTGCAGAACAGAGAGGACAGTCTCCAGGGAGCTCTTACCCTCCTCCACCTCTACCTCCACTTCAAAAGCCTCCCCGTCCAGGATTACTAGGAACTTCTTCCTCACGCGCTCACCCCTGGCACGTCACGTCCTCCTCGGCCGCATCCAGGAGCCGTGCAAGCCTCCACGCCCTAACGGGGTAACCGGGAGTTGCCGCCCGGCTCTTCTCCCGCCTCCTCCTAGAATGGATATAGGCTATCACTGCGGCTAGGACTACGGCGCGCTTCCCGGGCTCCACGTCTTACACCGGGGGTACTCCGTGCTTGCGTGGGGGCCTGGGTTGCTTCTCGCGCTTGTCCAGGAGGAACAGGAGGAGCCTGTAAAGGTACGGCCTCGTCTCGCGGGGGAGTATTACGTCGTCCACATACCCCCTGCTTGCGGGCACGTACGGGTTCGCTATCTCGCTCCTGTACTTCTCGACAAAGACCTTAGCCATTTCCTCCGGGTTTTCAGCTTTCTCCAGCTCTTTCTTGTATATTATCTCTATCGCGCCCTCAGGCCCCATCACGGCTATCTCGGCGGTCGGCCATGCCAGCGCGAAGTCTGCTCCTAGGTGCTTGCTACCCATGGCTATGTAGGCCCCACCGTACGCCTTCCTGAGGATAACCGTAATCTTGGGAACAGTGGCGTCGGCATAGGCGTAGATTATCTTGGCCCCATGCCTGATAACCCCGTGGTGCTCCTGGTAGCTACCAGGCAGGAAACCCGGCACGTCGACGAAGGTCACTATGGGGAAGTTGAACGCGTCGCAGAACTGGACGAACCTGCTGATCTTGTCGGAGGAGTCTATGTCAAGGCTCCCGGCCATGACTGCGGGCTGGTTGGCTACGACGCAGACAGCGTGCCCGCCGAGCCTCGCGAAACCCACGACCGCGTTTTGAGCAAAGTGCTGGTGGACTTCGAGGAAGCTCCCCTCATCGAACACGCGGAGAATAACTTCTCTGACGTCATATGGCTTCACGGGGTCGTCGGGGACGATGTCCTCGAGGGAAGGGTCTTCCCGAAGCGGGTCGTCACCTGTCTCAACGAGTGGAGGATCCTCTGTATTGTTGCTCGGGAGGTAGCTCAGGAGCCTCTTGATGATGGTTATAGCCTCGCGGTCGTCCTCTGCCACGAAGTGGGCGACGCCACTCCTCGACGCATGGACTCCTGCTCCCCCAAGCTCCTCCGGCGTTATTTCTTCCCCTATTGATGCCTTCACGACTTTAGGTCCTGTTATGAACATGTAACTCTTCCTGGTCATTATAATGAAGTCGGCTAGAGCAGGACTATACACAGCCCCCCCTGCACATGGGCCCATGATGGCGACGACCTGCGGGACAACCCCGCTCGCCATCACGTTCCTGTAGAAAATCTCCCCATAGCCCTTGAGGGAGTCAACGCCCTCCTGGATCCTCGCGCCGCCGCTGTCATTGAGACCTATAACAGGGATCCCCAGTTTCACTGCGAGCTCGATGATCCTTGCTATCTTTGAGGCGTGCATCTCGCCGACGCTGCCACCCATAAAGGTGAAATCCTGGGCGTACACTGCCACACGCCTCCCGTCGACGCTTCCGAGACCTGCTACAACGCCGTCTCCGTAGGCCTTCTTCGACTCCATCCCGAAGCCCACAGCCCTGTGCTGAACGTAACGTCCCAGGGGTACGAAGGAATCGGGATCCAACAAGAGGCCTAGTCTCTCGTGAACCGTGAGCCTTCCCTGCTCGCGGAGCTTTCTCGCGGCCTCCTCGCTGACGCTGTCCGTCAGCCTTCTCTTCTCAAGTAGCTCGCCGATCTTCCTATCCATTTAGGACACCGGCTAGCTTAAGAGAGCTCGAGAACCCATACTTCGAACTCTCTCCCGCCAACCCTAACTTTAACCTGCTCGGCCCCCTTCTTTATTGCTTCAAGCACCATGCCTATGTGCCTCTGAACTCTAGCTACAGACTCGAGCCAGTCCCCGTTAACCACGCGTAGAGTATGGGGGACGCGCAGGGCCCGCAGGCTCCTCTCGTTGAGGCCGTCTAGGCCGTCAAAGCTAAAGGTTATACCACTCTTCAAGGGGAGCCTGCGTTTAGTCGTGGCCTTAAGACCCCTAACAGAGACGTAGGCAGTAGCGTTGGCTTTGACCTTTACACTCTCGCTGGCGTTGAACGCGGCCCAAGGCTCTACCTTCCTCCCATCTGCTACAATTTCAACGTCCCCGGTTACCGCCAGCAAGGCCTTCTCTCTCAGCGCCAGCTCCAGCTCGCCACCCCGCAGCTCGAACGCAGGGCTCGTAAGGCTGTTAAGCGAGAGCACATTAGACACAGCATGAGCAAACTTGTCACGTGATGCCAGCGGGTGTGGGGAGAGGAGGGCTCTATATGCTCTCTGTACTACGAACGCCATACAGCTGTACACCGGCTGAGAAGCCTAATGCTCCACGTGGTATTTAAGCCTTGCCGATCTCTACTTCAACAATAGTCGAAAAATAGAATTTAGACCACCCAGTCCTCTACATTTCTCCTGCCCATTGCTAACACTCTAATAAACCCAGCTAGGAGTATCGTAAACCAGAGAGGTTGGTAGACGAAAAGGTACAGCGGGTACAGGTACGCGTAGGACTTCACCCCTACGTATTTCGAGGCAAGACAGTGCCAGGCTGAAAACACTAGGAGAGAAGCCAGCACCGGAACAGTATACACGAGCTGCAGGTTGATCGAAATAATAGTCGTAAACGGTACGAACTGTGCGGTTAGGGAGGACATTGAAAGCAAGGTCAAGTAAAGTGCCTTCATGACCGTGTGGTTGTGAAGGAGAAACGGGGTAACCGTAGTCACTAGAGAAGGCAGTAGGAGGAGCAGAGCTGGGACAACGGCATGTGGTATTTTGACTAGTGCTTTAAGCCCCTCCATGTAGTACCTCTGCAACCAGTCAGCTAAACCCACCGCCCACCTCTTCCTCTGCCTGTACCACTTGCTCCACGACTCCGGGGCATAGTTATAGACTTCTGTGCTGTCGATATATGTGAACTTATGGCCTCTTAAGAAGCTCCTGATGGCCAAGTCGAAGTCCTCAGAAATTACTGGCTTGAAAAACCCAACTTCCTCGAGGGCCTTCCTAGTCATTACGAAAGCCGCTCCGTTCATTGCTAGCGTCCTCCCGGCTAGGCGGGCCATGAGCTTGCTGGCGAAATTCGCGGCGACGTATTCTATGTAGACCATCCGCCCGAGAATGCCACCCCCGATGACGACTTTTTTAATATCACCTATATCACACCCACTAATTCCCTTGACAACTTTCTCGACGAAAAGAGGATCCCTAATTTCGACGTCATCGTCAAGAAATATTACTATGTCTCCACGTGAGAACCTCAGAGCAGTATTTAGAGCGTTCACCTTACCTAACCGCTTGCCATTAGCTATGACATGGACTCCCTTTATACCCATTAGCCCAGAGACAACCTCCTCTGACGGCTCGTCAACCACGACAATAATCTCAAGCCTCGGGTAGCTACTCTCAGCTAGAGCTCTTACAAGTCTTACAAGTTTCTCGCCCCCACGATATGACGGGATCACAACACTTACGGATACTAGCTCTTGGAAGTCAGCGAGCGCATTACGAAGCCTCCCAGTAGACGGCACACATGCGGAAAAACTACCCTTAATAAATCGTTTTCGCGTATATCCAGGCGAGGGTGGGACACGGCTTGGAGGGCGACATTATCGAGATAATACTCTCCCTAGCTCGGCGCGACGTCTACAACGGGGTGGGTAGAGTGCTTATAGGCGAGCTCGAAGCCTACGGCTTCACGCGGGATCAAGTCACGGCTGCGATTAAAGCCCTAAAGTCTAAGTACAAGGTTATGGTAGTCGGGGACGTGATTAAAATCTACTTCGGGGGGAACATGTGAAAGAGTATGGTTGTCTAGACACGCCTATAGGCGAGCTGTGCTTCATAGTTGATGGCAGAGAGGTGCTAGCCCTACACTCTAGAGAAAAGGTCAAGCCCGTCGGGCTACGGCTAGGGGAAAACGCCCTGGCCCTCAAGGAGGAGTTGCGCGAGTACTTCGAGGGGTCAAGGAAGGATTTTACATTTAGACCCGTGCTATCAGGGCCAGACTTCAAGAGGAGGGTCTTAGAGGAGGTTCTCAAAATCCCGTATGGGTTGACGACCACGTACAAGGACATTGCCCTCAAGCTCTCAACAAGCCCCAGAGCAGTAGCAATGGTGCTCAAGTCGAACAGCGTCCTCATACTTGTTCCGTGCCACAGGGTGGTGTCGTCAACGGGATGGATAGGAGGGTACGCTCTAGGCGTCGCTGCAAAGGCTTTCCTCCTCAACCTGGAGAGGGCGTCCCAGCTCTCCTCGCAGACGGTGTTGACCGCAGAGTGGAGTAAACAATAGCTAAAAAGGCTACGAGAACTGGCAACAGGAGAAAGACTGGTATATTTCTCTCGACGAACCTCCTTATGACAAGCCCTACGTCGAGCCTCCTCTCAAAGGGCTTCCTCTCGACTACAAGCTCTCTATACTCTATGCTGATGGTCGAGACAGAGGGATCTATCCTCCTGACGCTTATCTCCGGGCATACTCTACTAGAAACAACCCCCTTCAAGACCCTCCAGCCATAGATGGCTTTAGCGTAGTAAGGTAGCTCTGGCGTGTCGTCCAGTACAAGCGTCCTATTCAGGGAAGTAGGGCCGAAGACGTAGTCGGTAGCCCTGTCACCCGGCCCTACAAGCGAGACTCCACCGCTCCTGAAGAGTATAACTCTACCCCCACTTATATCACCTGACAAGCTCAGGAAGGGCTCTGTCCTGGCGACTACTAACTGGCTCTCATTGAAGACCCAGCCCCACAGCTCGTCAAGCACAAGGACAAAGGGCTCTCTCCTACCCTCCTCGAAGGTTCCAGACCCGATGACGTAGACCCTACCAGCACTGGGATCCAGCCACAGCCTCTTCAAGAATGTGTCCCCTAGGGTTCTGTAGCCCCTAAGCCACAAGAGCCCGCCCACACTCGACACGCGCGTGACGAACCCCAGCTTTACCCCCTCGACTTCAGTAGCCCCCACGAAGACGTAGTCCCCGTCCCGCGTTATAGCGAGATCCTCCCCTGTGTCTATGCCTGCACCCCCCACACTAAGACTATCCTTGAGGCTTAAATCCCGCCCGAGCTTCAGCAGGAGCACATCACTCTGCGAGACGTTGTAAGCCCATGTCTCCCCGAGCACGTAGTAACCATCGCTTCCAGCAATAATGCGCCTGGCCGTGTCAGGGTAGTCCGGGCTTCCATAGCACTTAACCCCTGCGATGCCCCCCTCGAGAGTAACTCTAGCTACGAAAACGTCGAGGTCTCGGGAGCCGCGGCGCGAGAAGTAGCCGGCAACGACCAGAGAGCCATTGTCTAAAATCCCGTCAGCCACGTAAATGTCCGCGTCCCCCTCGAGGGCAAAACTTCTAACCCCGATATCCTGGAAGACCGAGACAAGGCCGGACACGCCCCCCTCGCCTCTTATAAACCCGCTCATAATGGCACCTCTCCCCGAAGCCCTAACAGACACGACCATGCCACTAGCATTCCACGTGTAAACTACAGCCCTCGAGCTGTTAACAATCAAGGCGACGGGACTAGGCCTAAAAACAGAGCCAGCATATCCGCCAGCATAGATGCTACCCTGGAGAAGCGCCCCCTCAACAGGGGAGTACCTCCCCATGTCTCCGAGCGGCGAAGCCACAACTAGGACACTTAACAAAAACCCCAGCAAGAGCGCGCATGTACTGGCCTTCATCAATACACGGCTAGGGCAGGAGCCGATATAATGCTTCATCTAAATATTTTTTAGTATAAACTTTACATTTATCAGGGAGGAAGTGCTTATCGCCAACAGCTGTCCGTGCAACGCAAAGTTAAAATATTTTATTCTATTTATCTATTAACGACCGGCATGAAAAACACGGTAGCATTAATAATACTCCTCCTAGTAGCGCTCTCGGCACTACTACCGCTACTCCAGGCACAGCCACAGGGCCCCTGGGTAGACGAGGTCGACTTCTTCGCTGAGAGGGACTACGCGAAAGTCGTAGACATGCTCAGCAAGGGCGACATGCACATATACTTCAGCGACATAAGGGCTGACCCCGCACTCATGGCGAAGATTAAAGGCGACCCCAACCTCGCGATGAAGTACTCCTACGGCCTCATATTCGAGCTCACGTTCAACCCCGTCGGCCCCGAGTTCCCCGCCACGGGGAAGCTCAACCCGTTCAGCAACCCCAGGATACGTGAGGCCGTGAACTGGCTCATAGACAGGAACTACATTGTAAACGAGATAATGGGCGGCCTCGCCGCGCCGAAGTGGACGCCGCTGCTCACAAGCTTCCCGGACTACGCCAGAATTGCCGATGTCATGAAGTTGCTAGAGGCGAAGTACAGCTACG contains these protein-coding regions:
- a CDS encoding Lrp/AsnC family transcriptional regulator — its product is MDDKDVTILRVLMDNARTPLTEIAKIIGITDVAVKKRVQKLERDGVIKKYTIVVEPKKIGYNGVALVGVDTEPDKVLSVAHELSKRDFVVSVFVTTGDHMIMAEVWARTGSDLMRIIEEIGGMEGVKKVCPAIVLERIK
- a CDS encoding phosphoadenosine phosphosulfate reductase domain-containing protein, producing MEAYPVVVNGSVAGFIRTFGDYVELVKSGSRDHYLWWGERGFYVRAKSPFYNIVYEDAFIPRVEHRENLLRERVLQAVDRLRDALTGKLVMADLSGGKDSTAQLIILSKLREFVDFRLVAVYVHVPYLEPLENIDYAEATAEKLGVEFYYTEANRRMMEFYLLREGLPRRGVRWCTYLKTRALRETRKKLGADFEAKGDRMLESGKRMGKLQALAKSSGFIQGRTLNLVYDFSALDTAWIVKEHGLIHPHYRSGIPRVSCRFCPYRGLYELEAAKWQEVEDMGLVEHSAMLMYRRYYSGVTTWDMFWELSLWRFQPTLARMRVGELKSIDYSRYITIDKVKAMFRSMWE
- a CDS encoding methylated-DNA--[protein]-cysteine S-methyltransferase, whose protein sequence is MKEYGCLDTPIGELCFIVDGREVLALHSREKVKPVGLRLGENALALKEELREYFEGSRKDFTFRPVLSGPDFKRRVLEEVLKIPYGLTTTYKDIALKLSTSPRAVAMVLKSNSVLILVPCHRVVSSTGWIGGYALGVAAKAFLLNLERASQLSSQTVLTAEWSKQ
- a CDS encoding MBL fold metallo-hydrolase; translation: MGSVTFQGVLIEHLKHATFRLSAGGVTVYIDPFEVESSPGDGDVIVCTHDHYDHCSPDDILKIAKKDAVVVASVNCKEKVKRLGLQHHLLEPGGKVEVKGVVVEAVPAYNVGKKFHPREYKGIGVIVSLEGVRVYHAGDTDYIPEMKGLRGRVDVALLPVSGTYVMTADEAVKAALDIQPKLAIPMHYGVIVGSQRDAEHFKKELENKVQVAII
- a CDS encoding alpha/beta hydrolase family protein, with the translated sequence MEGDIIEIILSLARRDVYNGVGRVLIGELEAYGFTRDQVTAAIKALKSKYKVMVVGDVIKIYFGGNM
- a CDS encoding endonuclease, whose amino-acid sequence is MASRKGFWTETLAFYVLESMGFELVSYRHRIVKDGVEVAEVDALARKSGELYAVEVKSGRISTTDIRQAVANAQLLGAKPLIVARGFSDKSAEVYARELGVEVVLLPDYLHFVSTEELLQLLEDALIRTIDRLLDRNIESLSEEELRVLREIASSRDADEACRRLGVDSRSFSQLLGSLREKGVISGGSFEKLRVQARIALILRRLVAT
- a CDS encoding biotin/lipoyl-containing protein, which gives rise to MRKKFLVILDGEAFEVEVEVEEGKSSLETVLSVLQTGVVRKVEAPPLGRGVITSPITGRVSRVVARKGDAVKAGDVLAVIEAMKTLVEVRSNASGSVEEVYVKEGDAVKQGDPLFKIA
- a CDS encoding acyl-CoA carboxylase subunit beta → MDRKIGELLEKRRLTDSVSEEAARKLREQGRLTVHERLGLLLDPDSFVPLGRYVQHRAVGFGMESKKAYGDGVVAGLGSVDGRRVAVYAQDFTFMGGSVGEMHASKIARIIELAVKLGIPVIGLNDSGGARIQEGVDSLKGYGEIFYRNVMASGVVPQVVAIMGPCAGGAVYSPALADFIIMTRKSYMFITGPKVVKASIGEEITPEELGGAGVHASRSGVAHFVAEDDREAITIIKRLLSYLPSNNTEDPPLVETGDDPLREDPSLEDIVPDDPVKPYDVREVILRVFDEGSFLEVHQHFAQNAVVGFARLGGHAVCVVANQPAVMAGSLDIDSSDKISRFVQFCDAFNFPIVTFVDVPGFLPGSYQEHHGVIRHGAKIIYAYADATVPKITVILRKAYGGAYIAMGSKHLGADFALAWPTAEIAVMGPEGAIEIIYKKELEKAENPEEMAKVFVEKYRSEIANPYVPASRGYVDDVILPRETRPYLYRLLLFLLDKREKQPRPPRKHGVPPV
- a CDS encoding glycosyltransferase, giving the protein MPSTGRLRNALADFQELVSVSVVIPSYRGGEKLVRLVRALAESSYPRLEIIVVVDEPSEEVVSGLMGIKGVHVIANGKRLGKVNALNTALRFSRGDIVIFLDDDVEIRDPLFVEKVVKGISGCDIGDIKKVVIGGGILGRMVYIEYVAANFASKLMARLAGRTLAMNGAAFVMTRKALEEVGFFKPVISEDFDLAIRSFLRGHKFTYIDSTEVYNYAPESWSKWYRQRKRWAVGLADWLQRYYMEGLKALVKIPHAVVPALLLLLPSLVTTVTPFLLHNHTVMKALYLTLLSMSSLTAQFVPFTTIISINLQLVYTVPVLASLLVFSAWHCLASKYVGVKSYAYLYPLYLFVYQPLWFTILLAGFIRVLAMGRRNVEDWVV